One Tachyglossus aculeatus isolate mTacAcu1 chromosome 18, mTacAcu1.pri, whole genome shotgun sequence DNA segment encodes these proteins:
- the TSPAN1 gene encoding tetraspanin-1 — protein MSCFSFLKLLMILFNLVIFLGGGALLGLGIWVTVDGASFLKIFGPVSASAMQFVNVGYFLIAAGCVLMSLGFLGCCGAHRESKCLLITFFSILLIIFVAEIAVAVVVLVYTSLAEVLLQNLVVPMIKKEYGAQKDITQAWNSTMEGLHCCGFHNYTDFKDSPFYKEHNSYPTYCCSPANDTCSESMADNAAVQGCFRQLLLDIQQNASVVGGVAAGIGALELGAMVVALYLYYKLGTP, from the exons ATGAGCTGCTTCTCGTTCCTCAAGCTCCTGATGATCCTCTTTAACCTGGTCATCTTT CTGGGTGGAGGTGCCCTCCTCGGCCTGGGCATCTGGGTGACAGTGGATGGCGCGTCCTTCCTGAAGATCTTCGGCCCGGTGTCCGCCTCGGCTATGCAGTTTGTGAACGTAGGCTACTTCCTCATTGCTGCGGGCTGTGTCCTGATGTCCCTCGGCTTCCTGGGCTGCTGCGGGGCTCATAGGGAGAGCAAATGTCTCCTCATCACG TTCTTCAGCATTCTCCTCATCATATTTGTGGCCGAAATCGCCGTGGCAGTGGTTGTCCTGGTCTACACCTCactg GCCGAGGTTCTCCTGCAAAACCTCGTGGTGCCCATGATCAAGAAAGAGTACGGGGCGCAGAAGGATATCACGCAAGCCTGGAACAGCACCATGGAGGGG CTGCACTGCTGCGGCTTCCACAACTACACCGACTTCAAAGACTCCCCCTTCTACAAGGAGCACAATTCCTACCCGACGTACTGCTGCTCTCCCGCCAACGACACGTGCTCGGAGAGCATGGCGGACAATGCGGCCGTCCAG GGCTGCTTCAGACAACTTCTTCTGGACATTCAGCAAAACGCTTCCGTGGTCGGCGGGGTGGCGGCCGGAATTGGGGCGCTGGAG CTCGGTGCCATGGTGGTGGCCCTGTACCTCTACTACAAGCTGGGCACACCCTGA